One window of Flavobacteriales bacterium genomic DNA carries:
- a CDS encoding PorT family protein, whose product MIDMNMPRSFRAQCLSGLIVVLLLPYSVAAQESRNGPKIGIDIGTQTAGQFLSWYGLPKLGFIAGWSFEAPLTSQVSLLIEPMYIGKGSVNVNSQLKTRGSVALNYLELPLMLKVSTNPDPQGLFLCGGLMYGYFLFGKVRNYQDGTLVSAYDYSPSDNTHRSQFSAALGIGHEKGHWMWELRGQSSLNTFEAIQRSHNVVYSLQVAWRFSTNSEREKKRSAQEDDQN is encoded by the coding sequence ATGATCGACATGAACATGCCCCGCTCCTTCCGCGCCCAATGCCTATCGGGCCTCATCGTCGTACTGCTCTTGCCATATTCCGTGGCCGCACAGGAATCTCGGAACGGCCCCAAGATCGGCATCGACATCGGCACACAGACTGCCGGCCAGTTCCTTTCTTGGTACGGCCTGCCGAAGCTCGGCTTCATCGCGGGCTGGAGCTTTGAGGCACCGCTCACCTCGCAGGTAAGCCTGCTGATCGAGCCGATGTACATCGGCAAGGGAAGCGTAAACGTGAACAGCCAGTTGAAGACACGCGGCTCCGTCGCCCTCAACTATCTGGAATTGCCCTTGATGCTGAAGGTGAGCACCAATCCGGACCCTCAAGGGCTATTCCTTTGCGGCGGCCTGATGTACGGATACTTCCTGTTCGGGAAGGTCCGGAATTATCAAGATGGCACCTTGGTGAGCGCCTACGATTACTCGCCCAGTGACAATACCCATCGCAGTCAATTCAGCGCGGCATTGGGCATTGGCCATGAGAAAGGGCATTGGATGTGGGAACTGCGCGGCCAGAGCAGCCTGAACACCTTCGAGGCGATCCAGCGTTCGCACAACGTGGTCTACTCCCTGCAAGTGGCCTGGCGTTTTTCCACAAATTCGGAAAGGGAGAAGAAACGCAGCGCTCAAGAGGACGACCAGAACTGA
- a CDS encoding radical SAM protein: MEAFYTVQGEGAFTGQAAYFIRLGGCDVGCTWCDVKDSWAMDAHPMHSVADIVAEALKHPARIAVVTGGEPLMHDLGPLTKTLRAAGFRTHIETSGTSPISGEWHHICFSPKKFKAPVPGFHALADELKVVVFNKHDLQWAGEHAAKTQADCALYLQPEWTKRETMMPLVTNYVMAHPRWRISLQTHKYLNIP, encoded by the coding sequence ATGGAAGCCTTTTACACCGTCCAGGGGGAAGGGGCCTTCACCGGCCAGGCGGCCTACTTCATCCGCTTGGGCGGCTGTGATGTGGGCTGCACTTGGTGCGATGTGAAGGACAGTTGGGCCATGGACGCACATCCGATGCACAGCGTGGCGGACATCGTGGCCGAAGCGCTGAAGCATCCGGCGCGCATCGCCGTGGTGACCGGCGGTGAACCCCTGATGCATGATCTCGGCCCTTTGACAAAAACGTTGCGCGCCGCCGGCTTTCGCACGCACATCGAAACAAGTGGTACCTCACCGATAAGCGGGGAATGGCACCATATCTGCTTCAGTCCTAAAAAGTTCAAGGCCCCCGTGCCCGGCTTCCATGCACTGGCCGATGAGTTGAAAGTGGTGGTCTTCAACAAACACGACCTGCAATGGGCCGGGGAACATGCCGCCAAGACACAGGCCGACTGCGCCCTCTACCTACAACCCGAATGGACCAAACGCGAAACCATGATGCCGCTTGTCACCAACTACGTGATGGCGCACCCGCGCTGGCGCATTTCCTTGCAGACACACAAGTATTTGAACATTCCATGA
- a CDS encoding OmpA family protein, translating into MLLAAYCVCQLPTAQAQPGNYTSTDKKAIKLYEKGAECMRLQDWSCAENGLKKAAEADPRFIEPRIYLGEMYEQRNMPKEAMAMYGEVVAINPRFFPPAALHLAELEITASDYTGARKHYAMAKELDSDPKRRQRASLGIANCDFAVEAVQNPVPFDPVNLGPGVNSKDPEYFPCVTADDSTLMFTRLLIDARSQFGKQEDFFVSHKGGDGAWGTAQPIRTVNTVDNEGAGTLTPDGRFIVFTKCAGIDGSYGKGLKGLGSCDLFISRRIGDRWTPAQNLGSPVNTRNWESQPSMGSDGRTLYFVRASQAADGLKSMDIYRTVLGEDGAFGKPERLGDNVNTAGQEESVQIHPDGRTLYFSSDGHPGMGGLDIYVSRMQTDGSWGRAQNLGYPINTGGDENSVLVGAEGKLAYFASDRPGGVGDLDLYNFVLPEEARASAVGYIHGKVTDRTNGKPVEADVELYDLASGALATAAYSDPESGEFLVCLPRGKDYALNASAEGYLFFSKNYSVAQSDATSTPDLDVKLNPIVAGEKIELRNIFFETASYELLPASTVELDKLVKLMTTNAAMRIEVGGHTDDVGNDAANQKLSEQRANAVRDFLITHGIEASRIVAKGYGETKPMATNDTDEGRAMNRRTEVTVL; encoded by the coding sequence TTGCTCCTTGCTGCTTACTGCGTCTGCCAACTGCCAACTGCACAAGCTCAACCCGGTAACTACACCAGCACGGACAAGAAGGCCATCAAGCTCTATGAGAAAGGGGCCGAGTGCATGCGCCTTCAGGACTGGAGCTGCGCGGAGAACGGATTGAAGAAGGCGGCGGAGGCCGATCCGCGCTTCATCGAACCGCGGATCTACCTCGGGGAGATGTACGAGCAGCGCAACATGCCGAAGGAGGCCATGGCCATGTATGGCGAAGTGGTGGCGATCAACCCGCGCTTCTTTCCGCCCGCTGCGCTGCACCTGGCCGAACTTGAGATCACCGCCAGCGACTATACCGGAGCCCGGAAGCATTATGCCATGGCGAAAGAACTGGACAGCGATCCGAAACGGAGGCAACGCGCCTCACTTGGGATCGCCAACTGCGATTTCGCGGTGGAGGCCGTGCAGAACCCCGTCCCATTCGACCCTGTGAACCTCGGCCCGGGAGTGAACAGCAAGGACCCCGAGTATTTCCCGTGCGTTACAGCGGATGACAGCACGTTGATGTTCACGCGCTTATTGATCGATGCCCGCTCACAGTTCGGCAAGCAGGAGGACTTTTTCGTCAGCCACAAAGGGGGCGATGGTGCATGGGGAACGGCTCAGCCGATCAGAACGGTGAACACGGTGGACAATGAAGGCGCGGGAACGCTCACACCGGACGGGCGCTTCATCGTTTTTACGAAATGCGCAGGCATCGACGGCTCCTACGGCAAGGGACTGAAGGGACTGGGCAGTTGTGACCTCTTCATCAGCCGCAGGATCGGCGACCGCTGGACACCTGCGCAGAACCTAGGCAGCCCGGTGAACACGCGTAACTGGGAAAGCCAGCCGAGCATGGGCAGCGACGGCCGCACGCTCTACTTTGTCCGTGCATCGCAAGCTGCGGACGGACTGAAGAGCATGGACATTTATCGTACGGTGCTCGGCGAGGACGGGGCCTTTGGCAAACCGGAGCGCTTGGGCGACAACGTTAACACGGCTGGCCAGGAGGAAAGCGTGCAGATCCATCCCGATGGCAGAACGCTTTACTTCAGCAGCGACGGCCATCCCGGCATGGGCGGACTGGACATCTATGTGAGCCGCATGCAGACCGATGGCTCTTGGGGAAGGGCACAGAACCTGGGATATCCCATCAACACGGGCGGCGATGAGAACAGCGTGCTCGTAGGCGCCGAAGGCAAACTCGCCTACTTCGCCAGCGATCGCCCCGGAGGCGTGGGCGACCTTGACCTGTACAACTTCGTTCTTCCGGAGGAGGCTCGTGCTTCCGCGGTCGGATACATCCACGGAAAGGTGACGGACCGCACCAACGGCAAGCCCGTGGAGGCCGATGTGGAACTTTATGATCTCGCTTCCGGGGCCTTGGCCACGGCCGCATACAGCGATCCGGAGAGCGGGGAATTCCTCGTGTGCCTGCCGCGCGGTAAGGACTATGCGCTGAACGCCTCGGCGGAGGGCTACCTCTTTTTCTCCAAGAATTACAGTGTGGCGCAAAGCGATGCGACCTCGACACCGGATCTCGATGTGAAGCTGAACCCCATCGTCGCAGGCGAGAAGATCGAGCTGCGCAACATCTTCTTCGAGACAGCCAGCTATGAATTGCTCCCGGCTTCCACGGTGGAATTGGACAAGCTGGTGAAGCTGATGACGACGAACGCTGCGATGCGCATTGAAGTGGGCGGCCATACCGACGACGTGGGCAATGACGCCGCCAACCAGAAGTTGAGCGAGCAGCGCGCCAATGCCGTGCGCGACTTCCTCATCACCCACGGCATTGAGGCCTCGCGCATCGTGGCGAAGGGCTACGGGGAGACCAAGCCCATGGCGACGAACGATACCGACGAGGGCCGTGCAATGAACCGGCGGACGGAGGTGACGGTGTTGTGA
- a CDS encoding DsbA family oxidoreductase: MKVKIWSDVVCPYCYIGKREFENALAKFPHKDEVEVEWKSFELDRDAPVRSEDDMFEHLAKKYGRTREQAQEIVAGVVERAHSVGLEYDMENAVMGSSFDAHRLIQFAKTKQKGSEAEERLFQAYFLRGEHIADRAVLKKIAEEIGLDGTEVEEMLVGDAFTEAVHADEYEAQQIGVGGVPFFVLDDKYAVSGAQSSDHFLGALQQAWSARKTD; the protein is encoded by the coding sequence ATGAAAGTGAAGATCTGGTCCGATGTGGTGTGCCCGTACTGCTACATCGGCAAGCGCGAGTTTGAGAACGCCTTGGCGAAATTCCCGCACAAAGACGAGGTGGAGGTGGAATGGAAGAGCTTCGAGCTGGACCGCGACGCACCGGTCCGCTCCGAGGATGACATGTTCGAGCATCTGGCGAAGAAGTACGGTCGCACGCGTGAGCAGGCCCAGGAGATAGTGGCCGGCGTGGTGGAGCGCGCACACTCCGTGGGGCTCGAGTATGATATGGAGAACGCCGTGATGGGCAGTTCCTTCGATGCGCACCGCTTGATCCAGTTCGCAAAGACCAAGCAGAAGGGATCCGAAGCGGAAGAACGCTTGTTCCAAGCCTATTTCCTCCGGGGTGAGCACATCGCTGACCGAGCGGTGCTAAAGAAGATCGCCGAAGAGATCGGTCTGGACGGGACCGAAGTGGAGGAGATGCTGGTCGGCGATGCCTTCACCGAAGCGGTCCACGCCGATGAATACGAAGCGCAGCAGATCGGTGTGGGCGGCGTGCCGTTCTTCGTGCTGGATGACAAGTATGCGGTGAGCGGCGCACAGTCCAGTGACCACTTCCTCGGTGCGTTGCAACAAGCGTGGAGCGCGCGAAAGACGGATTGA
- a CDS encoding pyrroline-5-carboxylate reductase yields MKIAIIGCGNMGLAYARSFRKNHIADRDELLLITRNEATCATVAAMDLGTAVPVVDARIADCAIVIIAVKPQDFGALAPVLAAVLQQEQVVLSIMAGITLKRLQDSLSHRMVVRAMPNAPAQIGLGVTAYTTAQDLTMRQAITVERLLNTTGRSVHLEDEDQLNAVTALSGSGPAYVFLFAKTLAEAGRAMGLENHVAAALVQQTMLGAVQLMYHSDRTPDELILAVTSKGGTTQAAFDVFRSADLAGTLERGILAAERRSKELSQA; encoded by the coding sequence ATGAAGATCGCCATCATCGGATGCGGCAATATGGGCCTGGCCTATGCCCGCAGCTTTCGGAAGAACCACATCGCCGACCGGGACGAACTGCTGCTGATCACCCGGAATGAAGCAACATGCGCGACCGTGGCCGCCATGGACCTGGGCACCGCGGTCCCGGTGGTGGACGCACGGATCGCGGATTGCGCCATTGTCATCATCGCTGTGAAACCGCAGGATTTCGGCGCGCTCGCTCCCGTCCTTGCCGCAGTGCTACAACAGGAGCAGGTCGTGCTTTCCATCATGGCCGGTATCACGTTGAAGCGGCTTCAGGATTCGCTTTCCCACCGCATGGTGGTGCGTGCGATGCCGAACGCTCCGGCGCAGATCGGTCTGGGCGTCACCGCCTACACCACGGCGCAGGACCTCACCATGCGGCAGGCGATCACCGTGGAGCGACTGCTCAACACCACGGGGCGCTCCGTACATCTGGAGGATGAGGACCAGCTCAATGCGGTGACGGCGCTCAGCGGCAGCGGACCCGCCTACGTCTTCCTCTTCGCCAAAACCTTGGCCGAGGCCGGGCGGGCGATGGGATTGGAGAACCATGTGGCCGCAGCGTTGGTGCAGCAGACCATGCTCGGCGCCGTACAGCTCATGTACCACTCCGACCGCACCCCGGATGAGCTGATACTGGCCGTCACCTCCAAGGGAGGCACCACGCAGGCCGCGTTCGACGTGTTCCGTTCCGCTGATCTCGCGGGTACCTTGGAGCGGGGCATCCTGGCCGCCGAACGGCGTTCCAAGGAGCTTTCGCAGGCCTGA
- a CDS encoding multidrug efflux SMR transporter — MNWILLFIGGLFEVGFTTCLGKVKESSGNTALLWWTGFMICLVASMYLLYRASQTLPMGTAYAVWTGVGALGTVVVGMVLFKEPAEFWRLFFLFTLIASIAGLKLVSNS; from the coding sequence ATGAACTGGATACTGCTTTTCATCGGCGGGCTTTTTGAAGTGGGCTTTACCACTTGCCTCGGCAAGGTGAAGGAAAGCTCGGGCAACACCGCGTTGCTATGGTGGACCGGGTTCATGATCTGCCTCGTGGCCAGCATGTACCTGCTCTACCGCGCTTCACAGACGCTGCCCATGGGCACGGCCTATGCGGTGTGGACCGGTGTAGGCGCTCTCGGCACAGTGGTAGTGGGCATGGTGCTCTTCAAGGAACCAGCGGAGTTCTGGCGGCTTTTCTTCTTGTTCACGCTGATCGCCAGCATCGCCGGATTGAAGCTCGTTTCGAATTCGTGA
- the vsr gene encoding DNA mismatch endonuclease Vsr: protein MTERKYIRDGRAPVPVDPRVSAVMSRIQSKNTGPEKAMRAALSEAGIRSFRLQYAKAPGRPDITFVGRKVAVFIHGCFWHSCPHCQPRRPKTHKKFWTEKLDRNIARDKRNVRALRKAGWSVITVWDCRLKKYPVAQVRRVHRALAKPPM from the coding sequence ATGACCGAACGCAAATACATCCGCGATGGCCGTGCGCCGGTGCCCGTGGACCCGCGTGTCAGTGCGGTCATGAGCCGGATCCAGTCGAAGAACACCGGACCGGAGAAAGCCATGCGCGCGGCATTGAGCGAGGCGGGGATACGCAGCTTCCGCTTGCAGTACGCCAAGGCCCCGGGCAGGCCGGACATCACATTCGTGGGCCGAAAGGTCGCCGTCTTCATCCACGGATGCTTCTGGCACAGCTGCCCGCATTGCCAGCCGCGCAGGCCCAAGACGCACAAGAAGTTCTGGACGGAGAAATTAGATCGGAACATAGCCCGGGATAAGCGCAACGTTCGCGCCTTGCGAAAGGCGGGTTGGAGCGTGATCACCGTGTGGGATTGCCGCCTGAAGAAGTACCCGGTCGCACAGGTCCGGCGCGTGCACAGGGCACTGGCGAAGCCTCCTATGTGA
- a CDS encoding prolipoprotein diacylglyceryl transferase has protein sequence MAEKEVAKGTGWLNRLGAHWGVSAGRAVIILTVFACTGFTVMFLKRPVVAFFTQEEGGTPMLFSILYYILILPFYNVILLIYGALLGQFAFFWAFEKRFFNRIFGRKK, from the coding sequence ATGGCTGAGAAGGAGGTGGCGAAGGGAACCGGCTGGCTGAACAGACTGGGCGCGCATTGGGGAGTCAGCGCGGGCCGTGCGGTGATCATTCTAACGGTGTTCGCTTGCACGGGCTTCACGGTGATGTTCCTGAAACGCCCGGTGGTGGCCTTTTTCACCCAGGAGGAAGGAGGCACCCCGATGCTGTTCTCGATCCTGTACTACATCCTGATCCTGCCTTTCTACAACGTGATCTTGTTGATCTACGGGGCGCTGCTGGGCCAGTTCGCCTTTTTCTGGGCGTTCGAGAAGCGCTTCTTCAACCGGATCTTCGGCAGGAAGAAGTGA
- a CDS encoding PD40 domain-containing protein, which translates to MKLSILALPTVLLFSCGTSSSPENQAAASADTTVATTDAMSRAVPDSAYWNADSLIDPAETHFAHLRQLSFGGDNAEAYWDFAGDKLSFQAHVPAWSEQCDQIYVFNPFTDDLRNTPPQKISINGGRTTCSYFLPGDSLVLFASTHLDSKDCPPVPPHVPGGKYIWPIYPSFDIFVSDLKGNIRKRLTNTSGYDAEGTVSPKGDRIIFTSMRNGDLDLYTMNIDGSDVKQITHELGYDGGAFFSPDGSKLVWRASRPKTPEAIKEYKDLLKIGQVMPTQMELFIANADGSDAKQITDLGQANWAPYWNPDGKHIIFASNHKAERGFPFTLFMIGTDGQGLEPLTNTDMFDAFPVFSKDGKYLVFSSNRGGKDHETNLFIAEWK; encoded by the coding sequence ATGAAGCTATCGATCCTTGCCCTCCCCACCGTACTGCTTTTCAGCTGTGGCACTTCCTCCTCCCCTGAAAACCAGGCTGCGGCCAGTGCTGATACCACGGTGGCCACCACCGATGCCATGTCGAGGGCCGTCCCGGACAGTGCATACTGGAATGCGGACTCCTTGATCGATCCGGCTGAAACGCATTTCGCACACCTGCGCCAGCTCTCCTTCGGCGGTGACAATGCCGAGGCCTACTGGGATTTCGCAGGGGACAAGCTCTCCTTTCAGGCACATGTACCCGCTTGGAGCGAACAGTGCGACCAGATCTATGTCTTCAACCCGTTCACCGACGACTTGCGGAACACGCCCCCGCAAAAGATCAGCATCAATGGCGGACGCACCACGTGCAGCTACTTCCTGCCGGGTGACAGCTTGGTGCTCTTCGCCAGCACCCACCTTGATTCCAAGGACTGCCCGCCCGTTCCTCCGCATGTGCCCGGTGGCAAGTACATCTGGCCCATCTATCCGAGCTTCGACATCTTCGTCAGCGACCTGAAGGGTAACATCCGCAAGCGCCTCACTAACACCTCCGGCTATGATGCAGAAGGAACCGTTTCGCCCAAGGGCGACCGCATCATTTTCACCAGCATGCGCAACGGTGACCTCGACCTGTACACCATGAACATCGACGGCAGCGACGTGAAGCAGATCACGCATGAACTGGGCTATGACGGCGGCGCCTTCTTCAGCCCGGACGGGTCGAAGCTCGTGTGGCGCGCGTCCCGCCCCAAGACGCCGGAGGCCATCAAGGAATACAAAGACTTGTTGAAGATCGGACAGGTGATGCCCACGCAGATGGAGCTTTTCATTGCCAACGCCGACGGCAGCGACGCCAAGCAGATCACCGACCTGGGCCAGGCCAACTGGGCGCCCTACTGGAACCCTGACGGGAAGCACATCATCTTCGCCAGCAACCACAAGGCCGAACGCGGCTTCCCCTTCACGCTGTTCATGATCGGTACCGATGGCCAAGGCTTGGAACCGCTGACGAACACGGACATGTTCGATGCCTTCCCCGTCTTCAGCAAAGACGGCAAGTACCTTGTGTTCAGCAGCAACCGCGGCGGCAAGGACCACGAGACGAACCTCTTCATCGCGGAGTGGAAATAG
- a CDS encoding acylphosphatase — protein sequence MDPSASLHCRIRVSGTVQGVWFRQGTWEAAMRMNISGHVENLPDGRVLIEAEGTRADMDAFISWCHKGPPIAEVVSVVIEQGAMQGLSGFVIRR from the coding sequence ATGGATCCTTCCGCATCTCTTCACTGTCGCATTCGGGTCTCCGGGACCGTGCAAGGTGTATGGTTCCGCCAAGGCACATGGGAAGCCGCCATGCGCATGAACATCTCGGGACATGTCGAGAATCTTCCTGATGGCCGTGTCCTGATCGAAGCGGAAGGAACGCGGGCCGATATGGATGCGTTCATTTCATGGTGCCACAAAGGGCCTCCAATAGCTGAGGTGGTTTCCGTGGTGATCGAACAGGGTGCGATGCAGGGCTTGTCGGGATTCGTGATCCGCCGCTAG